One window of Agromyces rhizosphaerae genomic DNA carries:
- a CDS encoding M20/M25/M40 family metallo-hydrolase, which yields MSDASAHPSPTGIDELEPTARIARDLIRFDTTNHGEGRSEGETEAAEYVEAHLAGMGLAPQLFDAAPGRTSVVARVPGANPDKPALVVHGHLDVVPADPRNWSVDPFAGEVRDGLLWGRGAVDMKDMDAMILTAVGDILASGRQPERELVLAFFADEEAGGIYGSHWMTDNHPEVFAGATEAISEVGGYSVHLGGQRAYLLQTGEKALVWIRLVARGPAAHGSRLVRENAVVRLAEAVAALGREEWPLHLVDTTRALVAEIARVTGADPQQVSPDELVLRTSAAGFLSATLRTTTNPTLLSAGYKHNVIPDRAEALIDIRTLPGEEDAVLARVREIVGDDIEIETVVRDVGLETPFSGPLVDTVKATLERHDPGVPVFPYLLSGGTDNKALSRLGIAGYGFAPLRLPADLDFPAMFHGVDERVPLDALVFGSRVLHDLLLEY from the coding sequence ATGTCCGACGCATCCGCCCACCCGAGCCCGACCGGCATCGACGAGCTCGAGCCGACGGCCCGGATCGCCCGCGACCTGATCCGGTTCGACACCACGAACCACGGGGAGGGGCGCTCCGAGGGCGAGACCGAGGCGGCCGAGTACGTCGAGGCGCACCTGGCCGGCATGGGCCTCGCTCCGCAGCTGTTCGACGCGGCGCCCGGGCGCACGAGCGTCGTGGCCCGCGTGCCGGGGGCGAACCCCGACAAGCCCGCGCTGGTCGTGCACGGGCACCTCGACGTCGTGCCCGCCGACCCGCGCAACTGGAGCGTCGACCCGTTCGCGGGCGAGGTGCGCGACGGCCTGCTCTGGGGCAGGGGAGCGGTCGACATGAAGGACATGGACGCCATGATCCTGACCGCCGTCGGCGACATCCTCGCCTCGGGCCGGCAGCCCGAGCGCGAACTCGTGCTGGCGTTCTTCGCCGACGAGGAGGCGGGCGGCATCTACGGCTCGCACTGGATGACCGACAACCACCCGGAGGTGTTCGCGGGCGCGACCGAGGCGATCAGCGAGGTCGGCGGCTACTCGGTGCACCTGGGCGGGCAGCGCGCCTACCTGCTGCAGACGGGGGAGAAGGCGCTGGTCTGGATCCGCCTCGTCGCACGCGGCCCCGCCGCGCACGGCTCGCGGCTCGTCCGCGAGAACGCGGTCGTGCGGCTCGCCGAGGCGGTCGCCGCGCTCGGGCGCGAGGAGTGGCCGCTGCACCTGGTCGACACCACGCGCGCGCTGGTCGCCGAGATCGCCCGCGTCACCGGCGCGGACCCGCAGCAGGTCTCGCCCGACGAGCTCGTGCTCCGCACCTCGGCAGCGGGCTTCCTCAGCGCGACCCTGCGCACCACGACCAACCCGACGCTGCTGAGCGCCGGCTACAAGCACAACGTCATCCCCGACCGCGCCGAGGCGCTGATCGACATCCGCACGCTCCCGGGCGAGGAGGACGCGGTGCTCGCGCGCGTGCGCGAGATCGTCGGCGACGACATCGAGATCGAGACGGTCGTGCGCGACGTCGGCCTCGAGACGCCGTTCAGCGGCCCGCTCGTCGACACGGTCAAGGCGACCCTCGAACGCCACGACCCGGGCGTGCCGGTCTTCCCGTACCTGCTCTCGGGCGGCACCGACAACAAGGCGCTCAGCCGCCTCGGCATCGCCGGCTACGGCTTCGCCCCGCTCCGGCTGCCCGCCGACCTCGACTTCCCGGCCATGTTCCACGGGGTGGACGAGCGGGTGCCGCTGGACGCACTAGTCTTCGGGAGCAGGGTCCTCCACGACCTGCTGCTCGAGTACTGA
- a CDS encoding undecaprenyl-diphosphate phosphatase: MIEALILGLVQGLTEFLPISSSAHLRILGEFLPNAADPGAAFTAIVQIGTEAAVVVFFWRDIVRIVSRWWLALWGRVPRNDPDARMGWLIILGSIPIVVLGLIFQEQIETTLRSLWIVATTLIVFGILLGIADWIGAKRRKLEDLTYGHGIIYGFAQALALIPGVSRSGGTITAGLLMGYERAAAARYAFLLAIPAVFGSGFYQLFKSWGEPGVYGPVETAAATLVAFVVALLVIAFFMSYISKRSFLPFVIYRVLLGGTIMVLLATGTIDA; the protein is encoded by the coding sequence ATGATCGAAGCGCTGATCCTCGGACTCGTGCAGGGACTCACCGAGTTCCTGCCGATCTCCTCCAGCGCGCACCTGCGCATCCTCGGCGAGTTCCTCCCGAACGCCGCCGACCCGGGCGCGGCGTTCACGGCGATCGTGCAGATCGGCACCGAGGCGGCCGTGGTCGTCTTCTTCTGGCGCGACATCGTGCGCATCGTCTCGCGCTGGTGGCTCGCGCTCTGGGGCCGCGTGCCCCGCAACGACCCCGACGCGCGCATGGGCTGGCTGATCATCCTCGGCTCGATCCCGATCGTCGTGCTCGGCCTCATCTTCCAGGAGCAGATCGAGACGACGCTCCGCTCGCTCTGGATCGTCGCCACGACGCTCATCGTCTTCGGCATCCTGCTCGGCATCGCCGACTGGATCGGCGCGAAGCGCCGGAAGCTCGAGGACCTCACCTACGGCCACGGCATCATCTACGGGTTCGCGCAGGCGCTCGCACTCATCCCGGGCGTCTCGCGCTCGGGCGGCACGATCACCGCGGGCCTCCTCATGGGCTACGAGCGTGCCGCGGCCGCCCGCTACGCGTTCCTGCTGGCGATCCCGGCGGTCTTCGGCTCCGGCTTCTACCAGCTGTTCAAGAGCTGGGGCGAGCCCGGCGTCTACGGCCCGGTCGAGACGGCCGCCGCCACGCTCGTCGCGTTCGTGGTCGCGCTGCTCGTGATCGCGTTCTTCATGAGCTACATCTCGAAGCGGAGCTTCCTGCCGTTCGTGATCTACCGGGTGCTGCTCGGCGGCACCATCATGGTGCTGCTCGCGACGGGCACGATCGACGCCTGA